A single genomic interval of Clostridium facile harbors:
- a CDS encoding family 78 glycoside hydrolase catalytic domain: MRHTKMLKIFTSVVAAGVAISVMVAPMSSAVDQIINGTTIVNGVETKIYDLQTNFQDNPIGIEQDNIRFSWKMDSNLVGQEQVSYQIQLHKGSEDGEVVWDSGVINSSLSSAIPYAGDPLDLETKYFWTVTVIDSLGQEETATAHFQTGCDWGDTQWIYAENQNQRSPYFRTEQKLDSSKKVSNASLYITSLGVYDAYINGQQVMMQDAEGNPIDDTLAPGWTDYNSYIYYQGYDVTSYVQDQEDIALGVQLGRGWFAGGIQSWCEFEKQIGDKLSFLAKMIITYEDGTKQIIDSNTQDWKSFDNGPLIDNDFFNGVEYDARKEASVEGWNTVGFDDSSWDGVAQFTGKVGRLEANSGAIAYVEDNKIHPIAKDSFKYSEVIESKENGGTSEYATGEVVPIAVDVNQPIEIKKGETLILNIGQNIAGYNTITVSGPAGTQVDVRQAEMLNDGNLNPTDKQGGSCGPKGTLYWAGLTDGGQFRETLNDKPFADRYYLDGEGQETFTPNFTWHGYQYVEITATEDITLYDLYAEDITSVGEERGFIETSNADVNKLFENTKWSQKANYITLPTDCPNRAERLGWTGDAQIFAPAALYHYDVTAFLSIYNDMMDDFAKRSDNAYGTFVPTTPGKGFFGGTIETGWSDAGIIIPWNLYQTTGDTSYITKYYDQMDAYMDAYFAKGYKCALGDWVGFEKTDNSYMNAVYKVYCSQLMSKMAAAVGNQAMVEKYNGLEEQAREYAKTYLDTIGTHTGMDTQTGIMWALRAGIYNSEEQKQQLYDRLQENIANEDQSFRPTSSENTISIGFLGLNVVLSAITEVGGAESAYDLLLQDQYPSWLNQVKLGSTSMWEQWDGYSAEYSFGSSGMNSFNHYSYGIVSEWLYKYMAGISADESNPGYKSIVLQPTMDTGTQYNSEERINYVNGSYDSAYGEIESNWTSDEGNLSTYEAVVPANTTATLYLPVSEDAVAEFENIDGVTYKGMEEHNGLMTARFDLEAGGYNFAITDGKLTVSMADGYVAMADRGIINKVIAYAEKELADPEFNNVIPSVQESFKAALENAKEVVANAASTEEDIYSAWTTLLNEIHKLGFVAGDKDSLLLVIQAADEINADLDRYVEAGKAEFTTALDAAKTVYNNGDAMQAEIDEAENNLLNAMLNLRFKADKSILEDVVAEAIGKDANAYTAESYAVLTAAVNNANAVLADENATQDEVDTAVANVQTAMDGLVAVDETTPSTAPNTDPDHPVEQGTQTGQESTTTKATAAKTGDFAPIAGIAVLAAAGVALAISRKKK; this comes from the coding sequence TCCAATTTAGTTGGGCAAGAACAGGTATCCTATCAGATCCAATTACATAAAGGCTCCGAAGATGGTGAGGTTGTTTGGGATAGTGGAGTTATAAACAGTTCCTTATCTTCTGCCATTCCATATGCAGGGGATCCGCTGGATTTGGAAACCAAATATTTTTGGACTGTAACTGTCATAGACAGCTTAGGTCAAGAAGAAACAGCTACAGCTCATTTCCAGACAGGTTGCGACTGGGGTGATACCCAATGGATTTATGCGGAAAACCAAAATCAACGTTCCCCATATTTCCGCACAGAACAAAAATTGGATTCCAGCAAAAAAGTATCGAATGCTAGTTTATACATTACCTCTTTAGGGGTATATGATGCTTATATCAATGGGCAACAGGTAATGATGCAGGATGCAGAGGGAAATCCAATTGATGATACTCTGGCTCCAGGTTGGACAGATTACAACTCCTATATTTACTATCAGGGATATGATGTTACTTCCTATGTACAAGATCAAGAAGATATTGCCTTGGGCGTACAGCTGGGACGTGGCTGGTTTGCTGGCGGTATCCAAAGCTGGTGTGAATTTGAAAAACAGATTGGCGATAAATTGTCATTCTTGGCAAAAATGATTATTACATATGAAGATGGAACCAAACAAATTATTGATTCCAACACACAAGATTGGAAATCCTTTGATAATGGCCCATTGATTGATAACGACTTCTTCAATGGCGTTGAATATGATGCTAGAAAAGAAGCTTCTGTGGAAGGCTGGAACACCGTTGGATTTGACGATTCTTCCTGGGATGGCGTTGCACAATTCACAGGCAAAGTTGGCCGTCTGGAAGCAAACAGCGGCGCAATTGCATATGTAGAAGACAACAAAATTCATCCAATCGCAAAAGACTCCTTTAAATATAGTGAAGTAATTGAATCCAAAGAAAATGGCGGTACATCTGAATATGCTACTGGAGAAGTAGTTCCAATTGCAGTAGATGTAAACCAGCCAATCGAAATTAAAAAGGGCGAAACTCTGATTTTGAATATTGGACAAAATATTGCCGGTTATAACACTATCACTGTTTCTGGTCCTGCTGGAACCCAGGTTGACGTACGTCAAGCTGAAATGTTAAACGATGGTAACTTAAACCCAACTGATAAACAAGGCGGAAGCTGCGGTCCAAAAGGCACTTTGTACTGGGCCGGTTTGACAGATGGCGGACAATTTAGGGAAACCTTAAACGATAAACCATTTGCCGACCGTTACTATCTGGATGGTGAAGGACAGGAAACCTTTACGCCAAATTTCACATGGCATGGTTACCAGTATGTTGAAATCACCGCAACAGAAGACATTACTCTATATGACTTGTATGCGGAAGATATTACCTCTGTAGGGGAAGAACGCGGATTTATCGAAACCTCCAATGCAGATGTGAACAAACTGTTTGAAAATACAAAATGGAGCCAAAAAGCAAACTACATTACATTGCCAACTGACTGCCCAAACCGTGCGGAACGCCTTGGCTGGACAGGTGACGCTCAAATTTTTGCGCCAGCTGCTTTGTATCACTATGATGTAACAGCTTTCCTCTCCATTTACAATGATATGATGGACGACTTTGCAAAACGCAGTGACAACGCTTATGGTACCTTTGTACCAACAACACCTGGCAAAGGCTTTTTCGGTGGTACAATTGAAACTGGATGGAGCGATGCAGGGATTATTATCCCATGGAATCTCTACCAGACTACTGGTGATACCAGCTACATTACCAAATATTATGACCAAATGGATGCTTATATGGATGCCTATTTTGCAAAAGGCTATAAATGTGCATTGGGTGACTGGGTAGGCTTCGAAAAGACGGATAACTCCTATATGAATGCAGTTTATAAAGTATACTGCTCTCAATTAATGAGCAAAATGGCTGCTGCGGTAGGCAACCAGGCAATGGTAGAAAAATATAATGGTTTGGAAGAACAAGCAAGAGAATATGCCAAAACATACTTGGATACTATTGGGACTCATACAGGCATGGATACACAAACTGGTATTATGTGGGCTTTAAGAGCAGGTATCTACAACAGTGAAGAACAAAAACAACAATTATACGATAGATTACAAGAAAATATCGCAAATGAAGACCAATCTTTCCGTCCAACTTCTTCTGAAAATACAATCTCTATTGGATTCCTTGGATTAAACGTAGTATTGTCCGCTATCACGGAAGTAGGCGGTGCGGAATCCGCTTATGACCTGTTATTACAAGACCAATATCCATCTTGGCTGAACCAGGTTAAATTAGGTTCCACCTCCATGTGGGAGCAATGGGATGGATATTCCGCTGAATACAGCTTTGGTTCTTCTGGAATGAACTCGTTCAACCACTATTCTTATGGTATTGTAAGTGAATGGCTGTACAAATACATGGCTGGTATCTCCGCAGATGAATCCAATCCTGGTTATAAATCAATTGTTTTACAACCAACAATGGATACTGGTACACAGTATAACAGCGAAGAACGTATCAATTATGTAAATGGTTCTTACGATTCTGCTTATGGAGAAATCGAATCCAACTGGACCTCTGACGAGGGCAATTTATCCACTTACGAAGCAGTTGTTCCGGCCAATACAACCGCAACCTTATATCTACCAGTATCCGAAGACGCTGTAGCAGAATTTGAAAATATTGACGGCGTTACTTACAAAGGTATGGAAGAACATAACGGTTTGATGACAGCAAGATTTGACCTGGAAGCTGGTGGATATAACTTCGCTATCACTGATGGTAAACTGACCGTATCTATGGCAGATGGTTATGTTGCTATGGCTGACAGAGGCATTATCAACAAAGTAATTGCATATGCGGAAAAAGAATTAGCTGACCCAGAATTCAACAATGTAATCCCATCCGTACAGGAATCCTTCAAAGCAGCATTGGAAAACGCCAAAGAAGTTGTCGCAAATGCAGCTTCTACCGAAGAAGACATTTACAGCGCATGGACTACATTGCTCAACGAAATCCATAAATTAGGTTTTGTAGCCGGAGATAAAGATAGTTTATTACTGGTGATTCAAGCAGCGGATGAAATCAACGCAGATTTGGACCGCTATGTAGAAGCTGGAAAAGCAGAATTCACCACAGCATTGGACGCAGCTAAAACGGTTTACAATAATGGCGATGCAATGCAGGCAGAAATTGATGAAGCGGAAAACAACTTGTTAAACGCAATGCTGAATCTGAGATTTAAAGCAGATAAATCAATCTTGGAAGATGTAGTGGCGGAAGCAATTGGAAAAGATGCAAATGCATACACAGCCGAAAGTTATGCGGTACTGACAGCTGCTGTAAATAACGCAAACGCAGTATTGGCAGACGAAAACGCAACCCAAGACGAAGTGGACACAGCAGTAGCAAACGTACAAACTGCAATGGATGGCTTAGTAGCAGTAGACGAAACAACTCCATCTACAGCACCAAACACCGATCCAGATCATCCAGTAGAACAAGGTACACAAACAGGCCAAGAATCTACAACCACAAAAGCAACAGCAGCAAAAACAGGGGACTTTGCTCCAATCGCAGGAATCGCAGTATTGGCAGCAGCAGGTGTCGCATTGGCAATCTCCCGTAAAAAGAAATAA